The following proteins are co-located in the Streptomyces sp. NBC_00435 genome:
- a CDS encoding acyl carrier protein: MKEFTLDDLVRILRECADQDVWTEIELGADIADEGFDSLGYDSLSLFNTLTRIENEFGVELSFDIVYTAATPGTLVKVVNEALPNKA; encoded by the coding sequence GTGAAGGAATTCACTCTCGATGACCTGGTCCGCATCCTGCGGGAATGCGCCGACCAAGACGTCTGGACCGAAATCGAGCTGGGCGCCGACATAGCGGACGAGGGCTTCGACAGCCTGGGGTACGACTCGCTGTCGCTGTTCAACACACTGACGCGCATCGAGAACGAATTCGGAGTCGAGCTCTCGTTCGACATCGTGTACACGGCCGCGACCCCAGGGACCCTGGTGAAGGTGGTCAACGAAGCTCTTCCGAACAAGGCGTAA
- a CDS encoding methyltransferase domain-containing protein gives MFEAHHHARMLADATRLTAFHEAMAEVIADGDRVLDAGTGTGILAAMASQLTAGTVVAVEYLEDTASFARQALRASDLDRVEVVQGNAVQVDIGTPPDVVVSETIGSLGPEENIVGLTHALRQRYPGIRAFIPSRLRVLAEPVLSPEADALRASVIGAFTREQPGGMSFATVVPQAEHALGSQIITAKLTDATSAGPARPLVEYDLGTTPEADFSQTLSFADSPANAVHLYFEAPLSPAVTLSSHRTAAFTHWGHSYIVRPPHASAVTIGYRSSDRRFTCRWDRTADFGSEAPASSPRGA, from the coding sequence ATGTTCGAGGCTCACCACCACGCACGCATGCTCGCCGACGCCACGCGGCTGACCGCGTTCCACGAGGCCATGGCGGAGGTGATCGCAGACGGGGACCGGGTCCTCGATGCCGGAACGGGTACGGGCATCCTCGCGGCCATGGCCTCGCAGCTGACCGCGGGAACGGTCGTCGCGGTCGAGTACCTCGAGGACACCGCTTCCTTCGCGAGGCAGGCCCTGCGGGCCTCGGACCTGGACCGCGTCGAGGTCGTCCAGGGCAATGCGGTCCAGGTCGACATCGGCACGCCCCCCGACGTCGTCGTCTCGGAAACGATCGGATCCCTCGGACCCGAGGAGAACATCGTGGGCCTGACCCACGCCCTGCGGCAGCGCTATCCCGGCATACGGGCCTTCATCCCGTCACGGCTGCGCGTACTGGCGGAGCCGGTCCTCTCGCCGGAGGCAGACGCTCTGCGCGCGAGCGTCATCGGAGCGTTCACCCGGGAACAGCCGGGCGGGATGTCGTTCGCCACCGTGGTGCCGCAGGCGGAGCACGCTCTGGGCAGCCAGATCATCACCGCGAAGCTGACCGACGCGACCTCGGCCGGACCTGCCCGGCCGCTCGTCGAATACGACCTGGGCACCACACCCGAGGCCGACTTCAGCCAGACGCTGTCCTTCGCCGACTCCCCGGCCAATGCCGTGCACCTCTACTTCGAGGCGCCCCTGTCCCCGGCCGTGACCCTCAGCAGCCACCGCACCGCGGCGTTCACGCACTGGGGCCATTCGTACATCGTCCGCCCGCCCCATGCCTCCGCGGTCACGATCGGCTACCGCAGCTCCGACCGACGCTTCACGTGCCGCTGGGATCGCACCGCTGATTTCGGGTCGGAAGCACCAGCGTCGAGTCCGCGTGGAGCGTGA
- a CDS encoding CocE/NonD family hydrolase: MRATWRGLPAKRYDVGWEPGLVVPAADGSPLITDHYFPRAEGDFPTLLVRSPYGRGLPWSPMYGVLFAEQGFHVVLQSCRGTGGSGGEFDLWRNEAADGQATVSWLREQSWFDGTLGTVGPSYLGYVQWALAADPPPELKAMVVQVGLHDPHALFHADGAFRLENALAVGVGMTYQHQGMVPFLKATLRLQRRLRGATTARPLRGAQATALGGEVPWLDDVMSHPDAEDAYWRGASLAAVAERLSVPTGLITGWHDVLGDQTFEQYRRLRAAGCEAALLVGPWTHTSALQQGWPEVFGESLAWLRAHLCADPSGLRPTRVRVHVGGEDTWRDIDDWPSATAGSPWFPTAQGHLTLQAPTESAPLTSFPYDPGDPTPSLGGPLLSRTAGPRDNSTLEAREDVLTFTGPPLTEPVEILGPVSARLSISTDTGHADVFTRLCDVDEEGRSVNICDGLGRVRTTEQAPSHITVPMSSAAHRFAVGHRIRWQISGGAHPRYARSPGTGESAVDATTFAPVRITLHADSTLVLPTRNQRCDPSGT, from the coding sequence GCCGGCCGCCGACGGCAGCCCGCTGATCACGGACCACTACTTCCCGCGCGCCGAGGGCGACTTCCCCACCCTCCTGGTGCGCTCGCCGTACGGCAGGGGCCTGCCGTGGTCCCCCATGTACGGAGTGCTCTTCGCCGAACAGGGCTTCCACGTGGTGCTGCAGAGCTGCCGCGGCACCGGCGGTTCCGGCGGCGAGTTCGACCTGTGGCGCAACGAGGCCGCCGACGGCCAGGCCACGGTGTCCTGGCTGCGCGAGCAGAGCTGGTTCGACGGCACACTGGGGACCGTCGGCCCCAGCTATCTGGGATACGTGCAGTGGGCCCTCGCCGCTGACCCGCCACCGGAGCTGAAGGCGATGGTGGTGCAGGTGGGGCTGCACGATCCGCACGCCCTGTTCCACGCGGACGGCGCGTTCCGGTTGGAGAACGCCCTAGCCGTCGGCGTCGGCATGACCTACCAGCACCAAGGCATGGTGCCGTTCCTCAAGGCGACGCTGCGCCTGCAGCGCCGTCTGCGCGGTGCCACCACCGCGCGGCCACTGCGCGGAGCGCAGGCGACCGCTCTCGGCGGCGAGGTGCCCTGGCTGGACGACGTGATGTCCCACCCGGATGCCGAGGACGCGTACTGGCGCGGCGCTTCGCTGGCGGCGGTGGCGGAGCGGCTGAGCGTTCCGACCGGTTTGATCACCGGGTGGCACGACGTACTGGGCGACCAGACCTTCGAGCAGTACCGCCGGCTGCGTGCGGCCGGATGCGAGGCCGCCCTGCTCGTGGGCCCGTGGACCCACACGTCCGCACTGCAGCAGGGGTGGCCCGAGGTGTTCGGTGAGAGCCTCGCCTGGCTGCGCGCGCACCTCTGCGCCGATCCCTCGGGCTTGCGTCCCACCAGGGTGCGCGTGCACGTCGGCGGCGAAGACACCTGGCGGGACATCGACGACTGGCCGTCGGCCACGGCCGGCAGCCCGTGGTTTCCCACCGCGCAGGGGCACCTCACCCTGCAGGCCCCCACGGAATCCGCACCACTGACGTCGTTCCCCTACGACCCGGGCGACCCCACCCCCTCGCTGGGCGGCCCACTGCTCTCCCGTACCGCCGGCCCTCGCGACAACAGCACTCTGGAGGCTCGGGAGGACGTACTGACGTTCACCGGCCCGCCACTGACCGAGCCCGTGGAAATCCTCGGCCCGGTCTCCGCGCGGCTGAGCATTTCCACGGACACCGGCCACGCCGACGTCTTCACCCGCCTGTGCGACGTGGACGAAGAGGGCCGCTCCGTCAACATCTGCGACGGGCTGGGCCGGGTTCGGACAACCGAACAGGCGCCCTCACACATCACCGTGCCGATGAGTTCCGCAGCCCACCGCTTCGCCGTCGGTCACCGCATACGCTGGCAGATCAGCGGAGGCGCCCATCCGCGCTACGCGCGCAGTCCCGGCACCGGGGAGTCGGCGGTGGACGCCACCACCTTCGCACCGGTGCGCATCACGCTCCACGCGGACTCGACGCTGGTGCTTCCGACCCGAAATCAGCGGTGCGATCCCAGCGGCACGTGA
- a CDS encoding MFS transporter: MDPTPSRRPFRKLWAATATSNLSDGISLAAAPLLAATVTHDPALIAGITVAQRAPWLVLAFISGALADRLDRKRVAQAANWIRVAAFMTLALAVLGDAVSMPLLYAVFFAIGTAETLYDSSSSAWLPTLVAPDDLGRANGRLQTTFVVCNEFVGPPMGGFLFASAAAAPFVLGAGGYLAAVGLLALIPSATRHRREPSAEPLTVKAIAADIAVGARWYWASPTLRSLSVVAAMGNAVSAATYGILVLLATDVLGVTSSWYGVLLAAGAIGAVIGGLVAGKVGEWMPLGTLILVTNLLSAASTIGMGLAISPAATVAFMALDGFVVLIQTIQVVTLRQQIVPNELMGRVTAAYRSVAVGAFTVGGLAGGLVAKFFGIPAAFYVGGTAMALTAVAVLPVLNNKRLAQVKKEAADPEETSDSDSIKEDESEGIHSR; the protein is encoded by the coding sequence ATGGACCCCACACCCAGCAGACGGCCCTTCCGGAAACTGTGGGCAGCCACCGCGACATCGAATCTCTCAGACGGAATAAGCCTCGCCGCGGCGCCCCTGCTCGCGGCCACCGTGACCCACGACCCGGCGCTGATCGCCGGCATCACCGTGGCGCAGAGGGCCCCGTGGCTGGTCCTGGCCTTCATATCCGGAGCCCTCGCGGACCGGCTGGACCGAAAGCGCGTCGCGCAGGCGGCGAACTGGATCCGCGTCGCCGCGTTCATGACCCTCGCGCTGGCGGTGCTCGGCGACGCCGTCTCCATGCCGCTGCTCTACGCGGTCTTCTTCGCCATCGGGACGGCCGAGACGCTCTACGACAGTTCGTCGTCCGCGTGGCTTCCGACCCTGGTGGCCCCGGACGACCTGGGCCGGGCCAACGGACGGCTGCAGACCACGTTCGTCGTCTGCAACGAGTTCGTCGGACCGCCGATGGGCGGATTCCTCTTCGCCTCCGCGGCCGCGGCCCCGTTCGTGCTCGGAGCCGGCGGATATCTGGCCGCCGTCGGCCTGCTGGCGCTGATCCCCTCGGCCACCCGGCACCGGCGGGAGCCGTCCGCGGAGCCCCTGACGGTCAAGGCCATCGCCGCGGACATCGCCGTCGGCGCGCGGTGGTACTGGGCGTCGCCGACGCTGCGGTCGCTGAGCGTCGTCGCAGCGATGGGCAACGCCGTCAGCGCCGCCACCTACGGCATCCTCGTACTCCTCGCCACGGACGTGCTGGGTGTCACCTCGAGCTGGTACGGCGTACTGCTCGCGGCCGGTGCCATCGGCGCGGTCATCGGCGGCCTCGTGGCCGGCAAGGTCGGCGAGTGGATGCCGCTGGGCACGCTGATCCTGGTGACGAACCTGCTGTCGGCCGCATCCACCATCGGCATGGGACTGGCGATCAGCCCGGCGGCCACCGTCGCCTTCATGGCGCTGGACGGCTTCGTCGTCCTGATCCAGACCATCCAGGTCGTCACCCTCCGACAGCAGATCGTGCCGAACGAACTGATGGGCCGCGTCACCGCGGCGTACCGGTCCGTCGCCGTGGGTGCTTTCACCGTCGGAGGGCTAGCGGGCGGCCTGGTGGCGAAGTTCTTCGGAATCCCGGCCGCCTTCTACGTCGGTGGTACCGCCATGGCGCTCACTGCCGTCGCGGTCCTGCCCGTGCTGAACAACAAGCGCCTCGCCCAGGTGAAAAAAGAGGCAGCAGATCCGGAAGAGACTTCCGACTCCGATTCGATCAAGGAGGATGAAAGTGAAGGAATTCACTCTCGATGA
- a CDS encoding helix-turn-helix transcriptional regulator, with the protein MNEACESGNECDLSGALCERGVEYYMDAVRTGHADQLSAPACLLRLQLLQPAPGAEQSLTPIRPSYALAMLVRPIEEEIQQRQAVTQGLQRALDPIEALYNAQQRPTSDLVMLEGLPAINAAIDDATQRCTAELLTAQPGGGRSSAVLSEALQRSRDLLGRGVRLRTLYQHTVRYNPATMDYIQQITDAGSSAQVRTLDELFERMIIFDREVAFIPARSDRQSALEVRNRALIAFLVDVYERAWQRGTPLTSSSRSREEPSVIPGIRRTICQLLISGYVDEAIARRLGMSVRTCRSHIAKIAEQLGSTNRAQLGYLLATSDLLGDSGVTDPE; encoded by the coding sequence ATGAACGAAGCGTGCGAATCGGGCAATGAGTGTGATCTCAGCGGCGCGCTCTGCGAGCGGGGCGTCGAGTACTACATGGACGCCGTCCGCACCGGGCACGCCGATCAGCTTTCCGCGCCCGCCTGCCTCCTGCGGCTGCAGCTCCTCCAGCCCGCCCCCGGCGCCGAGCAGTCACTGACGCCCATCCGCCCGTCCTACGCCCTCGCCATGCTCGTACGCCCCATCGAGGAGGAGATCCAACAGCGCCAGGCGGTCACCCAGGGACTGCAGCGGGCCCTGGACCCGATCGAGGCCCTCTACAACGCCCAGCAGCGCCCCACCTCGGACCTGGTGATGCTCGAGGGCCTCCCGGCCATCAACGCCGCCATCGACGATGCCACCCAGAGGTGCACCGCCGAGCTCCTGACGGCCCAGCCCGGCGGCGGCCGCTCCTCGGCGGTCCTGTCCGAGGCCCTGCAGCGGAGCCGGGACCTGCTCGGCCGCGGTGTTCGGCTGCGGACGCTATACCAGCACACCGTGCGCTACAACCCTGCGACCATGGACTACATCCAGCAGATCACCGACGCCGGCTCATCGGCGCAGGTCCGGACCCTGGACGAGCTCTTCGAGCGGATGATCATCTTCGACCGTGAAGTGGCGTTCATCCCGGCCCGCAGCGACCGGCAGAGCGCTCTCGAAGTCCGCAACCGGGCGCTCATCGCGTTTCTCGTGGACGTCTACGAGCGCGCCTGGCAGCGCGGGACCCCCCTCACTTCCAGCAGCCGGAGCCGGGAGGAGCCCAGCGTGATCCCGGGCATCCGCCGGACCATCTGCCAGCTCCTGATCTCCGGTTACGTCGACGAGGCCATCGCCCGGCGCCTGGGCATGAGCGTGCGGACCTGCCGTTCGCACATCGCGAAGATCGCCGAGCAGCTGGGATCCACCAACCGGGCGCAGCTCGGCTATCTGCTGGCCACCTCGGACCTCCTCGGAGACTCCGGCGTCACAGATCCAGAGTGA
- the asnB gene encoding asparagine synthase (glutamine-hydrolyzing), translating into MCGIAGWVDFGRDVSERHEEIRNMTDTLACRGPDAEGMWTAPHVALGHRRLAIIDLDGGRQPMTDEHAGRERVTLTFCGEVYNFSELRTELVGHGHRFRTRSDTEVVLRAYLQWGPSFAERLNGMFALAIWDGRNEELTLVRDRMGVKPLYYFPTPDGVLFGSEPKAILAHPTVSARVNSDGLREVLDMVKTPEAAVYSGMYEVRPGHLVRVSRKGLAKHRYWALEAREHTDDLGTTIRTVRELLEDTVQRQMVADVPLSSLLSGGLDSSAITALAAQTLGSGRLRSFSVDFAEAAAGFQPDAVRGAADAPYARELARHVDADHTEIILDSGELLSPAVRAAVLRATDLPPAYWGDMWPSLYLLFKAVKQHTTVALSGESADELFGGYRWFHNPGAVRADTFPWLTSGSARYFGGLQLLDRGLVEKLDIPGHRQARYHEALSEVPVLPGEAPDERRMREMSYLNLTRFVQTLLDRKDRMSMAVGLEVRVPFCDHRLVDYVFNTPWAMKAFDGREKSLLRAATADLLPASILERVKTPYPTTQDPAYESGLRTEMAEILRDGNAPVRSLLDVEKVRAVLDRPQGATSRSYDRGSLEMAIWLNRWLGSYDITLDL; encoded by the coding sequence ATGTGCGGAATCGCCGGGTGGGTGGACTTCGGACGCGATGTGTCGGAGCGGCACGAAGAGATCCGGAACATGACCGATACGCTGGCCTGCCGCGGCCCGGACGCGGAGGGGATGTGGACGGCTCCCCACGTAGCGCTGGGACACCGCCGGCTCGCCATTATCGACCTCGACGGCGGTCGGCAGCCGATGACGGACGAGCACGCCGGCCGTGAGCGCGTGACGCTCACGTTCTGCGGAGAGGTCTACAACTTCTCCGAGCTCCGTACCGAGCTGGTCGGCCACGGCCACAGGTTCCGCACGCGCAGCGACACCGAAGTGGTGCTCCGCGCCTATCTCCAATGGGGCCCTTCATTCGCCGAACGCCTGAACGGGATGTTCGCGCTGGCGATCTGGGACGGCCGGAACGAGGAGCTGACCCTCGTACGCGACCGTATGGGCGTAAAGCCCCTCTATTACTTCCCCACCCCGGACGGTGTGCTCTTCGGGTCCGAACCGAAAGCGATACTGGCCCACCCGACGGTGTCCGCCCGCGTGAACTCCGATGGATTGCGCGAAGTCCTCGACATGGTGAAGACGCCGGAAGCGGCCGTCTATTCGGGCATGTACGAGGTCCGGCCCGGGCATCTCGTGCGGGTGAGCCGGAAGGGGCTGGCCAAGCACCGCTACTGGGCGCTGGAGGCCCGCGAGCACACCGACGACCTCGGTACGACGATCCGGACGGTCCGGGAGCTCCTGGAAGACACGGTCCAGCGCCAGATGGTGGCCGATGTCCCCCTGTCCTCCCTGCTCTCCGGAGGCCTGGACTCGTCCGCCATCACGGCTCTGGCCGCCCAGACGCTGGGATCGGGGCGGCTGAGGTCCTTCTCCGTCGACTTCGCCGAAGCCGCCGCCGGGTTCCAGCCCGATGCGGTGCGCGGCGCGGCCGATGCCCCCTACGCACGTGAGCTGGCCCGGCACGTCGATGCCGACCACACCGAAATCATCCTGGACAGCGGCGAGCTGCTCAGCCCCGCCGTACGCGCGGCCGTCCTGCGGGCCACGGACCTGCCGCCGGCGTACTGGGGTGACATGTGGCCGTCGCTCTACCTGTTGTTCAAAGCGGTGAAGCAGCACACCACCGTGGCCCTGTCGGGAGAATCGGCGGACGAACTCTTCGGCGGATACCGGTGGTTCCACAATCCGGGGGCCGTACGCGCGGACACCTTCCCGTGGCTCACTTCGGGTTCGGCCCGCTATTTCGGCGGGCTTCAACTGCTCGACCGGGGGCTGGTGGAGAAGCTCGACATTCCCGGACACCGCCAGGCCCGCTATCACGAGGCCCTCAGCGAAGTGCCCGTACTGCCGGGAGAGGCCCCGGACGAACGCCGGATGAGGGAGATGAGCTACCTCAACCTCACGCGCTTCGTCCAGACCCTGCTGGACCGCAAGGACCGAATGAGCATGGCGGTCGGCCTGGAGGTCAGGGTCCCCTTCTGCGACCACCGGCTGGTCGACTACGTGTTCAACACCCCCTGGGCGATGAAGGCGTTCGACGGCCGGGAGAAGAGCCTGCTCCGCGCCGCCACGGCCGATCTGCTGCCCGCGTCCATTCTGGAACGCGTCAAGACTCCGTACCCGACCACTCAGGATCCGGCGTACGAGAGCGGTCTGCGCACCGAGATGGCCGAGATCCTCCGCGACGGCAACGCCCCGGTGCGGTCCCTGCTCGACGTGGAGAAGGTGCGGGCGGTCCTGGACCGGCCGCAGGGTGCGACCAGCCGGTCCTACGACCGGGGCAGTCTTGAGATGGCGATCTGGCTGAACAGGTGGCTCGGCTCCTACGACATCACTCTGGATCTGTGA